Below is a window of Callospermophilus lateralis isolate mCalLat2 chromosome 9, mCalLat2.hap1, whole genome shotgun sequence DNA.
GTGTGTGGGAAAGGAGGGAACAGTGCTGGtaatgtgtttctcctttgccagATACTGCCTGacaccctcttcctcttcctccccctccctctctcttctccatcttcctttcttcttccctccctccttcccttctttccttccttccttgtctCTTTCTGTTTCCACATAGCAGTCAGGCGCAGGCAGAGTTGAATTCATTACGAAGGAGATGGTTGTTAAGTCAAGATCTGAGTGTTGTTTAAAGgcgcatctctctctctttctctctctctctctctcaaacacacacagagagagagagagagagagagagagagagagagagagagagagagagagcccaaGCTTTGAAGTTTGAAGGCTGGGTATAATTTGTGATAGAGGACTTGCCTAGCTTGTTCCAGGCCCTGGATTTGACCTCAAGtactaaaaaactaaaataaaacaaaataagaaaagggatcatatttttaatgtttttaacctGCTATTCAACCTACTATTTTCACTTTATCATAGTCATTTGTTACATTAACAAATCTAtactgatagatagatagatgatagatagatagatagatagatagtgtaTTGgagattgagccacattccccagccctgttttgaattttttaatttagagacagggtctcacttaatgCCTcgcaattgctgaggttggctttgaactccgagattctcctcagcctcccaagcccctgggattacaggcatgcaactgGCTCTGATGTATAATTTTTAATGGTTCATAATACCGCAGTAAATACCAGCTTACCACAGTTTATTTAATCTCCTGCTGATGTTCATTCATGTTGTAGCCAGTTTTTTATGATTATAAACAACGttatgctgggtgtggtggtgtacacctgaaatcccagcaacctgggaggctgactCGGGAGGACTGCAagtctgaggtcagcctcagtaatttagagaggcccgaggcaacttagcaagaccctgtctcaacatttaaaaataaataattaaaaagggggctgaggatgcagctcagtgacaaAATGCTcctagtttcaatccccagtaccaaaaaaaaaaaaaaaaaagttgtaataATAAGCATCCATGTCAGGTCTTTCCCATTTAACTGTTCAGGACTGATTTCTTGAAATGTGGTAGCTGAAGAACATGCTGCCTCTCACATTTTGGTTCAGTCTTCTCCAGAGACCAAACTAGCATGTTCATCTCCCCATGCTTTTCCCACAGTTGGAATTTCCATTTTGATGACCTTTGTCATGATAAGAGATGCAATATCTCATTTGCTGTTTGGCTTTAATTTCCTTGGTCAATAGTGAAGATAAATATCTTTTCCTGTATTTATCAATtacttacatttatttttgtgaATTCTGTCTTCATAGTTTCAGTTGTTTTTCTGTTGAAAAGTATACCATGTTGCAAATATGTTCTCTCAGTTTGTCACTAGTCCTTCAACCTTATTTTTATTGAGAGGATACCAAGTAAATAAGTAACAAAATTTATGAGGTGCGGACAAATGCTaacaagaaaataaatcaaatttgtgatgaagagcattttttttttctttttgacattcaaaagTTTAAATGggctgggtgtagtggtgcataccaggaatcccagtgactagggaggctggggttacaaatttgaggccagcctcagaaatttagcgagGTCCTCAaccacttagtgagatcctgtctcaaaatgaaaaatataaagactgggaatgtagctcagtgggttcaatccccagtactaagatccccccccaccacacacacacacacacaaagtttaaATGGAATCAGATGACTCAATCTTTTCTTCTAAGGCCTCTCTACATTTAAAAAGATGTTCTCCACCCATCCCAAAatgcaacaataacaataatagtaATAAGCAACTTATATTTTCTTAAAGTTTTTAATCTAATATTTATGAtcatatattaattattattttataactaaacaaacaataaaatattttattgtaaaaaaattaaactctagggctgggattgtggctcagtggcagagtcctTGCCTCtcaagtatgaggcactgggtttgatcctcagcaccacatcaaaataagtaaataaattaaataaatgtattgtgtccatccacagctaaaaaaaaatttttttaattaaactctACAAATAAAGTCCTCCAGACAACATCAATCCCAGTCCCTTCCCAGAAATCACTTGTCAATAGCAATGTGGCCAGCCACAGTGGTAcaccctataatcccagctactcaggaggctgagacaggaggatcgaaagtttcagggcagcctaggcaatttagtgaaaccctgtctcataaAATTTTAGGAAAGGATTGGGAGCCAGGTgttgtggtacacacctgtattcccagactaaggcaggaggatcacaagtttgaggccagcctcagcaacttaccctgTGTcgagataataaataaataaataaataaagggcttgaaatgtagctcaggggcagaggaCCTGCAATGCATCTCTTTCTCAAGACACatacagaaattttattttgcttttgcatAATGATGTTGTATCATATGTATTGTCATGTGACTTTTAATTTAGTTATATATTTTGGAGATCTTTCAATAATAGTCAATAATAGTTtcagtctttctctctctctctaattatTGGAGTATTTGGTAAATTGGATGTATCAAATGTATCAAAATATATTTCACTCTTAccctatatttatatttagatatttagggttgatttcactttttttctctccaaacaatagtacagtaaaaaaaaatccttttcatATCTTTTTGTGCACTCAAGTATTTCTCTAGGATCAACACTAGAAGTTAAAATTAGACTTCTGAGTAGAAAGGTCTGTACATTTATAATATTAATAGATATTTTTACATTGCCTTCTCCTCTAGGgcttttatactttttaaaatttaaatctttgggggctggggatgtggctcaagcggtagcacgctcgtctggcatgcgtgcggcccaggttcgatcctcagcaccacatacaaacaaagatgttgtgtctgccgagaactaaaaaaaaaataataaaaatattaaaataaaaaaaaatttaaatctttGATCAATTCGAAATTTATTTCAGGGTAAGAATGAGGTGGGCTTagcctttttttcttcatttaaatgaCTACCCAGTTGTACCCAAACCATTTACTGACTAATCTATTTTCCAAAAAAATTCCAAAGGGAACTTCTTCCTCTGTTAAATTGTCATTATGACAGAATTTAgtttggattctcttttctattctATTAATAAGTCTATTGCTGTATCAGGGCCACACATTTTATCTATCATAGCTCCACAACAAGTTTTAATATCTGATAGGACAAGCTCTCGACAATCCACTCTTCTTTCTTGGCTTTTCTTgatattttgtgtttttctggaataatatgtaaatttttaaatttgtttttgagatggagtctcatTTTAGTGCCTAAGATAGTCtcaaactcctggactcaagtgaTACTTCCACCTCAGCCTAAATGTGGCTGGGACTATATCATTGAATGCCACtacatttgtttttaaatgagTAGCATGTCGAAAATTTGTATCGCAAAGAAGtacttcttttcctttctgaatAATTCATCATCACCACTCTGTACTTTTAGGTTGTCatatatgaaaacacacatagactaaTTTTAAGATTCATGGACTTAAAGCTAAATATtaatcacaggagagctggggttgtagttcagcagTAATGTACTtggctggcatgtgtgaggcaccgggttcgattctcagcactgcgtataaataaacaaaataaaggtctggagctgggaatatagctcaattggtagagtgcttgcctcttatGCACGAAGTCCTGGGTTTAACCCCCAGCGccaccaaagggaaaaaaagaaagaaaagaaagaaagagagagagagagagagagaaaggtctatcaacaactaaaaaaaaaaaaatctcaaaaaaaaaaaaatcacgggAAACTATGAGTAagtggtataaaaaaaaaaactggggaaagtctcaaagagaagagaaattatggggctggggttgtagctcagaggtaaggtgctcacctggcatgcatgaggcactgggttcgattctctgcaccacataaagtaaaataaagatattgtgttcacctataactaaaaaataaatataaaaaaaagagagGGGAAATTATTATGGGCAGTGTTTCTAAGGAGAAAGAGACCTTGAGAGCAGCTAAAGAGACAGTGGGAAGAATGGGGGGGGCATGAAATTCCAAACTGGAATGGGGGGGTTTAAATAAGAAACTAAGAGGTTAAACTTGAatattgaaagaaataaaaggaggaGCTGGAGAGAAGTTAGCCTAGCTGCAAGTACATTGAGATATCTGCGTCTAAAAACTTCATGAGGTTTTAAAGTCAAAGGAAACTGAGTTCTGGGATTATACCCTGCAGTTTATTTTATTCACAATCTCCCCCctctctcccttctttccttcctttctttttttacttctccttctttttcagtagtgaggattgaacccaggtacactctaccattgagttacatcctcagccctttttatcttttgtttcaacatggggtctaagttgcccagactggacttgaatttgtgatcctcctgcctcagcctcccctgtggctgggattacaggcatgcatcactgcaccCAGTGTGTACCCAATCTTTTATCTCACTAACTAAACAAAATCTCTGTCATCTACACTCCTGTGTAGATAAAAATAACTTTCTTTGTAGGACATGTGTCAAGATGCTGAGAGAGAAGGtcactgtcttaaaaaaaaaaaaaaaaaaaaaaaaggtcttgaaCGGTTAATACCTGCTGTCTTGAGTCTTTGTAAATGTTATCTGTGATTTACAAGGGGGATCAGGAATACCACTTAAAGGGAGATTAAGATGGTCAGGTGCCTGTACCTGGCTTCTAGTTAATCATGGTGAACTGCCTGGAGGAGCTCTTTGACAGGCTGTGTTATAGAAATTTCCCCAGGTGCCCATCTGGGTGTCTGAAGCAGAGTCCCAGTGGGCAGAACCCATAGGATGTCCTCTTGGATCCTGCCAGATGCTCTGGTTGCTGTGCAGACAAAACAGTTACCATGacaacacccccccacacacacacaccacacacacacacacacacacacacacaccccacccgCAAGTTTTTGCATTTCTCCTTTTCCAATAAGTACCAAGGTATTCTAGGGACAGGCGAGCATAGATCTCTGGACAAAATGTCCTCTGCTCCAGGAAGGgggagagggaagaggggagtgAATATGAGAGTACATTATGATTGAATGACCCTTAATCAGTATAAATGCATGTGTGTTTGCTCTGGGTTAAAATGTGTCCTTCTGGTTATGTGTCAATGCATGTATGGGCACGGATCACGCAAAGGGGTGGCTCACCAGTTATCATCCTTTTATTTTCCTGTTCTCCCCTTCCCCGCTTTGGCTGCCCCTATGCTGGAAGAGTGGTCCCGCTCTTTGCGAGGGGAAGTGCTGAGTCACGGCTCCAGCTGGGTTTCTGTCTCCCATCCTCCATCTCCATTCTTCCTCTGGCTCTCTAGACTCTGGGCCTTCTTCACCACCTCATCACCAGCCTGGACTCACCTCCCCCAGGTTCACTCCTGGGCAGTAAAGAAAAGTCATCTTATCCTGTTTCTACACGTACTCTTTTCTCCCTTTGCCTCCCCAAAAGACCATTTTGGAAAAAACAGAACTCTGACCAAGTTTGACCCAGGAGAATAATTCTTACGTGTTTTCGTGTTGATCCTCCTACAGTCCCTCACAGCTAATCGGATTAAAGTAGTGGCTCATGCTTTGGGGCATGGTAAGGAAGGTGAGATTTAAGTTAACACCATTCCTTAAGGCCTTTTTCTCATTCTGGGTCCACAGTACCAGACCACAGATTCcaggaggggtgtgtgtgtgcgcgcgcgcgcgcgcgcgtgtgtgtgtgtgtgtgtgtgtgtgtgtgtgtaggtgtagGTGTTATGTGTGGGTTGGGGGCAGTATTTAGAGACTTCCGGAGGGCAGGATGTATGCGGGTCTGCCTGGGCTCTGCCGTCTCCATATCACTCCCTTTAGGCTCCTCTAACTCAGAAATTTCAATCAAGTCTCGCTAACTAGTTCCAAATTAGAGAACCAGGATTGTTTCTCCCTTGCCAGAAGTGGGAGAGTAGAGAGGCGGCCCTGCTTTCTCAGTCTGGTTACTATGGCGACAGCCGCGGAGTGACCCAAGtgatcctccctccctcctccgaaACCAGGAGAGATGACGGCACCGCGCTGACTGCGCCAAATTCCAGCCAATGGGTGGCTGCTCCCGCCTTCTCTTCCGCCagctccccgccccccccccccccccccagctcgATTCACAAATCTGGACTGAGGATTTCCGGCTCCAGGCCGGGTGCTAAAGCTCTGGGCTGAAGACGGGTGAAAGCCGAGTCTTGATCTCTCAGGAGGGCAAGTGGAAAGCGACATTGCTGGGGTCTCGGGCCAGACTTCTGTAACTCGCCATCAAAATACCTTACACCCTATTTCTAAATTATCCAGAAGATCTAGTAGCGACCGAGTCCCCAACTCTTCCTGCCCATACAAGTCCCCACCCTGCCCAAACGTGCCTGTCAGCACCACGGACAGCGAACCTGAGGCCTGGTCTTGGCCAACCCCTCCTGGTTCTCTCTTTGGTTCCTCTAGGCCACGGTGGTGATCGGGGTTAGAGCCTCAAGAGCTCTGTTGAAGCCAGGCCTCCTTGAGCCATTGGAACAATAACCAGAGCACTTAGCCATTTGCCATGCAGGCTGAGCAGGGATCTCAAGCCAAAAGCTCATTTTCCCTCTTGTTCCAATGCTGAAAAATAGCTTTCGTCTCCTCTTTTCATCTCTGTGCCTCCCTGACTCAGGGTCTGAGTTGGAAGCAGGGATGGGCCTCCCAAGACTGCCCTGGGTGGGCTTGTAACCAAAGCAGCCTCCAAGCTGCCCAGTAGTGGTGAGGGTTGGACACATGTGGgggtgtgggtggggtggggtagcTGAATGTAGCCATCAGGCCCCACCCGGGAACAGTGAACACGGACCTAACTGGACTCTAGATCCACTATATGGTAGGGAAAGAGGAAAAGCAGCAATAGTGACTAGTTAATTCTTCCTCAAGGGGTCACCTCATGGAAGGAAAACGACTTCTACTGTCCTTACCTCTTGTCTCTAAGTGGCCTGGGCATTTATGAGGAGCTAGTTTGACAAGATGGAGGCTGGGTTGGGAATTGTGGATTCAGCCTCAACCCTTGGCTATCCCACTTTACTCTGTAAAATTGAAGCTGATGTGGGAGGGGTCAGCAGGTAGCAGCTCTCAGGAACTTGATCTTCCCCAGTAGACCCCTATATCTGGTCCTCCTGCTCTACCAGTGACAGTTCCATTTCCGCTTGCGTTCCCTCCCTCCAGGGGCCCAAAGAAAGGCCGGCGCAAAACCATGTGCAGGCGCTTCCAGCGCTTTATAGTTCTCTCCGGGATAGACGGACAGACAGACAGTGCGGCCCGCGCCGTCGGCCCGCATCATTGGCACCTTGGACACGGCCCCAGGCCCAACCCAGTTCCTGGTACTCTCCCGGGAAGATTCCGGTCCCTCCCCAGCTCAGCACCTCGGACAGTTCTCGGCCCAAcaacccccctcccccctccctccggaaacagtgaaataaattaaaaggggAGAGGGATAACAAGAAACCTAAGGATAAGGAAGAGGGACGCCCCTCCCTCAAAATAGTAgagttttctttctcttgccGCCCGCCCACTTGAGGCCATCGCCGCCGGGGTGTTCTCGCAGGTTGATTTTGCCCccaatctcagcctcctgaaagaAGCCAGCAGTCCCTCCACGCCCCCATCCCCCGCCAACTCCCGGCATGCAACACGTTGGAAAAGGTGGGGAGAGGCGGTGGGGGTGGGGCAAGGGACCATTCTGGTGGTTGTCTGGTCGCCTGGGACTGCAGTTTCTTGTCGCACCTCAGTTGGTCCAAATTAAAAACTAACAGTCCCTTTGATCTGGGGAGGGGGATAAGGGGTCTCAGGGGAAGAATTGCAAGATGATACAAGCAGAGGGGGAAGGCAAACAGGAGGGGAAATAGTCACACATGACAGGAGCAAGGAGAAAGAGATCCAGAAGGGAAGATGGGGACACAGGTGCAGGAGGAAAAACCGGGGGCAATGGGGGTACAGTCAGGCACGGGGGTAAGGTGGAGATTTGGAAACACACACCCAAGGAACGGTGAATgcaaagggagagggagagatgaaAGTGCAGACAGGAGGAAAGATGAAGACACAGAAAGAAGGTGAAGaaatgcgggggggggggggacaggagAGATGGACTTACAGACACGCACGGCAGGGAAGCGGGAAACCCGGCAGAAATGAAGAGATAAGGACACTGACAGATGGAAAGGATGAGGCTGGGGTGCCCTTCCAGTGTTCATCCCCCATTCCCAGCCCACGCCCAGCAAATCCAGACACCATGGCCTCTGGTGTCCTAGCCTCCACCTTCCCCTGCGGGACAGGAGCGGCTCCTCCTCCGCCCAGCCCAGAGTGGCGGTAACACCGGCGGTGGCTTGAGAGTCCCGGGGGCGGGAGAGAGGGGGGTCCGAGTTTGTGTCGGAGACTTGGGCGGGGGGCGGGCACGGCCCCTGGGTATCCCTAGCGGTCCAAGTTCATAGTCCAGTGCTTGGCTCCGGCCGCGCAGCTGTCCCTGGCGGCCGAGGAAGCTGCGGGCGCGCTCCCACTCGGTGGACCCCCGGCGCCGGCGGCAGCTTCGCCCTCGTTCTTGAGGTCTTGAAAGACTTGCGTGAAGAAGTGGGGGTCGGCGTTGAGCCGCAGCATCTGCGGGCTGAGCCGCTGGATGAGGCGCAGGCAACGCTGCCAGAAGCGCTCCTTGTCAGGCTCCACGAGGAAGGGCTTGAGTGGGTAGGAAATCTCGTTGCCCATGTAGGAGTAGGCGAGGTAGAGGCAGGTGAGGAAGGCGGCCTGCAGCTCGGCGGCCGACGCCAGCTCGTCCCCTCGCAGCGACTCGCGGCACAGCAGGTACACGAACACCAGGTTGGCGGGTGTAATGAAGGCCTGGTCTTGCCAGCCCTGCAGCAGCAGCGAGCGGTCCACGCCGCGGAACCAGCCCACCAGCTCGCCAGGGCTCAGCTCTTTGAGGCGGTAGCAGCGTCGGCACACAAAATCGCCCAGGCAGCGGAGCAGCTCGCCTGTGGACGCCTGCACGATGACCCTCCGCGGCGAGCCACCAGGCACCGGCGGCGCCGCCTGCGGAGCTGGGGGTGGTGGCGGCGGCGGCTTTCCTCCACCCGAGCCTGGCGGCGGGGCTGCAGCGCTGCCCCCCGACGGTGGCTCGCAGGTGGCAGCAGCCGCGGGCACTGTGGGCACTGGCACAGCCAGGGGCTTGGTGGTGCCACCGCCGTCGGGGGCGTCCCGGCCCTTGCGGAGAAGGTTCTCGCGGTTGCGTTGTTGGACTAGAGGGTCAGGACCGGTGGACGCTGGCTTGGGCGTCACCTTCTTGCTGCCTTTCTTCTTCTTGGCAGATGCGGCCACCAGGCGCTTCCAGGTGAGCGCCGAGATGAGCACGGACGGACGCTTGAGCCGACTCTCGCCTTTGCCGCCCTTGCCCACTGGCGGCGCCCCGTAGCCCCCCAGCGCCTCGTCCCCCGCGGGCGGCGCCTTCTTTTTCTCCTCCGGCAACCCGCCGGGCCTCCGGCCCTTGGCCGAGGAGGCAGGGGAAAGCGACAGCACCGTGCCCATCCTGCAGAGCGGGGCCGGCGCCCGGGCCCCGGCGGGAACCGCGGGCGGCGCCGCTGCTGCTGCAGCCCCGGGGGACCCGGCGGTGGGGGGCCTAGCCCCGGCCCGCGCGCGCGGACAGGCGGGGGAAGGAGCTGCTTTGCTGTTCGGCGGCGGCTGCTCAGAGTCTGAGCTGCGCCAGCTGCAGCGTCAGCCCCACCCCTTAGGCCCCTTCTTTCGCCCCGCCGCGCCCCGCCTCACGCAGCCAATCCTCACCGAGCTGCCCTTCTGATCGGCAGCTCCTCTGACCAATAGTATATCAGATATCAATCTCAAATCCCGCCTTAGCTCCCACCCTCTGTCCTGGGTCCTTTCCTTTCACGCGAAGGGGAAAAGTGGGTAAGGGGCAGGAGGTGGCCTTCGTTCGAGGGTCCCTCTCTGGGTCAGAGGTAGGGCGTGGGGAGAATGGTTGCTCCCACCACCTTCTCCAAATCCTAGGGCGGTGGATCAGCTTGTTTTGATGCGCTGGATTCGCGGTAGCAGAGAAGCCATGGGAACAGTCTTCTCTTTCCCCGCCCCCATCTATGTGTAGGAGGGCAGAGTGGCAGAGAGTGCCCTCATCCAGAGGCGCAGGTCCCAGCTCCTTGGCACTGCACTGGTTTCTCCAATCTGGCCGTCGGGTCGATTCAGCGCCCCCCGCCGCCACTACGAAGGACTGTCAGCAGGCATATTATTGCTCTGCCTGTGAGGGGGTGTTGGCCGATGATGAGACTTCCTGCAGGTCAGAGTCTGCCTTCTTGGGggtctttgcttcaggggagCAAGACCTCAGAATATGTCCCTGCAGCTGAGCCTGTGGCTGTGGTCCCTGGGCAGCTCGTCTTGCC
It encodes the following:
- the Cdk5r2 gene encoding cyclin-dependent kinase 5 activator 2, with the translated sequence MGTVLSLSPASSAKGRRPGGLPEEKKKAPPAGDEALGGYGAPPVGKGGKGESRLKRPSVLISALTWKRLVAASAKKKKGSKKVTPKPASTGPDPLVQQRNRENLLRKGRDAPDGGGTTKPLAVPVPTVPAAAATCEPPSGGSAAAPPPGSGGGKPPPPPPPAPQAAPPVPGGSPRRVIVQASTGELLRCLGDFVCRRCYRLKELSPGELVGWFRGVDRSLLLQGWQDQAFITPANLVFVYLLCRESLRGDELASAAELQAAFLTCLYLAYSYMGNEISYPLKPFLVEPDKERFWQRCLRLIQRLSPQMLRLNADPHFFTQVFQDLKNEGEAAAGAGGPPSGSAPAASSAARDSCAAGAKHWTMNLDR